A genomic window from Flavobacterium phycosphaerae includes:
- a CDS encoding putative phage abortive infection protein codes for MNHKKIAWISAGLSALITIILLGRTWYDGITFWNPLPIKYDVTGQIGDFIGGVIGTLISAVGFYYLYLTFTEQKNSFERERLESNFFDLIKLHRENVSELEFDGKKLVENDDSLHIGKSKFTGKSVFKVFFNQIIICKTELQPVFRSPQIYLREYEEKMLNHPYVVKNKIDIYQLARIDICYNIVFYGLSAEGVLILKHMFKDKYRDTIIDYVINYLRLKPAYDEDIFEKWSMIPHHSTRARRRQAIQEIYRWRETRILDGDFPEIAENYHNKFIKYYGGHQFRFGHYFRHLFQTVKFINNQETISYKAKYNYIKTLRAQLSTYEQAILFFNSLSSLGRAWEIDPEIDSSLSKFQTHDFELITKYNLIKNISGEFLYGLSFKDYFPLVEYENDNIKKNRPTYK; via the coding sequence ATGAATCACAAAAAAATTGCCTGGATATCGGCTGGTTTATCAGCTCTAATAACAATTATTCTTTTGGGGAGGACATGGTATGATGGAATTACTTTTTGGAATCCATTACCGATTAAATATGATGTTACTGGGCAGATTGGTGATTTTATTGGCGGTGTTATTGGTACACTAATTTCTGCAGTAGGTTTTTATTATTTATATCTAACATTTACCGAACAAAAAAATTCTTTTGAAAGAGAACGTTTAGAAAGCAACTTTTTTGACTTGATAAAGTTACATCGTGAAAATGTATCTGAATTGGAATTTGACGGAAAAAAATTAGTTGAAAATGATGACTCTTTACATATTGGTAAATCAAAATTTACCGGAAAGTCCGTTTTTAAAGTGTTTTTTAATCAAATAATTATTTGCAAGACTGAATTACAGCCAGTATTTCGAAGCCCTCAAATATATTTAAGAGAATATGAAGAAAAAATGTTGAACCATCCCTATGTAGTAAAAAATAAAATTGACATTTATCAGCTTGCAAGAATAGACATTTGTTATAACATCGTATTCTATGGACTAAGTGCTGAAGGTGTACTTATCTTGAAACATATGTTCAAAGATAAATACAGAGATACAATAATTGACTATGTAATAAACTATCTTAGATTAAAACCTGCATATGATGAGGATATTTTTGAAAAATGGTCAATGATTCCACATCATAGCACAAGAGCAAGACGACGACAAGCGATACAAGAAATTTATAGATGGAGAGAAACAAGAATTTTAGATGGAGATTTTCCGGAGATTGCCGAAAACTATCATAATAAGTTCATAAAATATTATGGTGGACATCAATTTAGATTTGGGCATTATTTCAGACACTTATTCCAAACAGTGAAATTTATAAATAACCAAGAAACAATTTCATATAAAGCTAAATATAATTACATAAAGACACTTCGTGCTCAATTGTCAACATACGAGCAGGCCATTTTGTTTTTCAATAGTCTTTCATCTTTAGGACGCGCTTGGGAAATTGATCCTGAAATCGACTCATCTTTATCAAAATTCCAAACACATGATTTTGAATTGATAACTAAATACAATTTGATTAAAAATATTTCAGGTGAATTTCTATATGGCTTGAGCTTTAAAGATTATTTCCCATTAGTAGAATATGAAAATGACAACATTAAAAAGAATCGACCTACTTATAAATAA
- a CDS encoding RCC1 domain-containing protein has protein sequence MKKIIIKSTLIVILLSFVGFHNTMNAQSIAASGYRSVFLCSTGTVKAVGSNAYGQLGAGVTTNQTTAVDVLGVSGITQVSGMGFHTIFLKNDGTVWVTGNNSYGQLGDGTNVHKNIPVQIPVLSGIIAIAGGGYHSLFLKNDGTVWAAGYNISGQLGDGTTVSKNTPVQVVGLSGITAIAAGFYHSLFLKNDGTVWTAGGNYSGALGDGTVVSKSTPVQVLGLTGIIGIAGAMSTLFS, from the coding sequence ATGAAAAAAATAATTATAAAATCGACTTTAATTGTTATACTCTTAAGTTTTGTTGGGTTTCATAATACCATGAATGCGCAATCCATCGCTGCCAGTGGCTACCGTTCCGTGTTCCTGTGCTCAACCGGCACTGTAAAAGCGGTAGGGAGTAATGCTTACGGCCAGCTTGGCGCCGGGGTTACCACTAACCAAACCACTGCAGTAGATGTACTGGGAGTATCAGGTATTACCCAAGTTTCAGGAATGGGTTTCCATACCATTTTCCTTAAGAATGATGGCACTGTTTGGGTCACCGGTAATAATAGCTATGGGCAACTTGGCGATGGTACCAATGTGCATAAAAACATCCCGGTGCAAATTCCCGTGCTTAGCGGAATCATAGCGATAGCCGGAGGCGGGTATCATTCTCTTTTTCTCAAGAACGACGGTACTGTCTGGGCTGCAGGGTACAATATTTCCGGACAGCTGGGCGACGGTACCACCGTGTCAAAAAATACACCGGTGCAGGTAGTGGGGCTTAGCGGAATTACAGCCATAGCGGCAGGATTTTACCATTCGCTTTTTTTGAAGAACGACGGTACCGTATGGACCGCGGGTGGAAATTATTCGGGAGCGCTTGGCGATGGGACCGTAGTGTCCAAATCTACCCCGGTACAGGTTTTGGGGCTCACGGGAATAATTGGAATAGCCGGGGCAATGAGCACTCTGTTTTCGTAA
- a CDS encoding T9SS type A sorting domain-containing protein: MYPGTGFGAHGNNWNSRGNEHSVFVKDDGTAWATGYNYFGGLGDGTTVDKSTPVQVQGLSGITAVAAGRSHSLFLKSDGTAWAVGYNGNGQLGDGTTVNKITAVQVPNQTGIVAIASGEYHCLFLKNDNTVWGVGLNDPGQLGDGTITTRINPIQIPNICSVSLGVAENPEDNTVAVYPVPCTDRLFIYAEEYQDTTAEIFNLQGQLIQSMSLKTNKTELQIIDFKSGIYFVQVKNSKGMIVKKILKN; encoded by the coding sequence ATCTACCCCGGTACAGGTTTTGGGGCTCACGGGAATAATTGGAATAGCCGGGGCAATGAGCACTCTGTTTTCGTAAAGGATGACGGTACTGCCTGGGCAACAGGCTACAATTATTTTGGCGGGCTGGGTGACGGCACCACCGTTGATAAGAGTACTCCGGTACAAGTACAAGGGCTTTCCGGTATTACCGCTGTTGCAGCCGGAAGGAGTCACTCGCTTTTCCTTAAGAGTGATGGGACCGCCTGGGCAGTAGGATATAATGGCAATGGGCAACTTGGTGACGGTACCACCGTGAACAAGATCACGGCAGTACAGGTACCCAATCAGACCGGTATAGTTGCGATAGCCTCAGGCGAATACCATTGCCTTTTTCTGAAAAACGACAACACCGTTTGGGGCGTGGGCCTGAATGACCCGGGGCAACTTGGAGATGGCACCATAACCACCAGAATCAATCCTATCCAGATACCAAACATTTGCAGTGTATCTTTAGGCGTAGCAGAAAATCCTGAGGACAATACAGTTGCGGTTTACCCGGTTCCCTGTACTGATCGGCTGTTTATATACGCCGAAGAATATCAGGATACAACAGCAGAAATATTCAATTTACAAGGGCAGTTAATACAAAGTATGTCGTTGAAAACAAATAAAACGGAATTACAAATTATCGATTTTAAAAGTGGAATTTATTTTGTTCAAGTAAAAAATTCAAAAGGAATGATAGTAAAAAAAATACTTAAGAATTAG
- the xerA gene encoding site-specific tyrosine recombinase/integron integrase produces the protein MEWSAKIIIHHAESKIAVSFEKNAALIDRIKQFKGRYWSSTMKAWLLPDTEENRKHFGLPLVTDLLPNEDGIKALYNYKNWMRSKRYSESTIKTYMEAVKSFLTFFNKKATSDISNQDVIIYNNNYILKNNLSASYQNQIVSAIKLFFITVQDRKIEIESIHRPKRAKVLPNVLSKEEVKKILEAHSNIKHRAMLSLIYSCGLRAGELLALKPYHIDSNRQIILLKNSKGKKDRIAPLSPKILVLLRDYYKDYKPKTYLFEGQTEGKPYDARSLQVILKQALTKAKIDKPVTLHWLRHSYATHLLESGTDIRYIQELLGHSASKTTEIYTHVSTKKIQQIKSPFDDL, from the coding sequence ATGGAATGGAGTGCTAAAATCATTATTCACCATGCCGAGTCAAAAATTGCCGTTTCATTCGAAAAGAATGCAGCGCTAATTGACCGTATTAAACAATTCAAAGGTCGGTATTGGAGTTCAACCATGAAAGCATGGCTCTTACCCGATACCGAAGAGAACCGAAAACATTTTGGTTTGCCCCTCGTGACCGATTTATTGCCAAATGAAGACGGCATAAAAGCGCTGTACAATTATAAAAACTGGATGCGTTCTAAAAGATATAGCGAAAGCACCATTAAAACTTATATGGAAGCTGTAAAATCTTTTCTAACGTTTTTCAACAAAAAAGCCACAAGCGATATTTCTAACCAGGACGTAATTATTTATAACAATAACTACATTTTAAAGAATAATTTATCCGCTTCATACCAAAATCAGATTGTGAGCGCTATCAAGTTGTTTTTTATTACCGTTCAAGACCGAAAAATAGAAATAGAGAGTATACATCGACCAAAGCGGGCCAAAGTGCTACCTAATGTTTTGAGTAAAGAAGAAGTAAAAAAGATTTTAGAAGCACATAGCAATATCAAGCACCGAGCTATGTTAAGTTTAATATACAGCTGTGGACTTCGTGCCGGCGAGTTGTTGGCATTAAAACCATATCATATTGATTCAAACCGACAGATCATTTTGCTAAAAAACTCAAAAGGAAAAAAAGACAGAATAGCCCCTTTGAGTCCTAAAATCCTTGTACTTCTTCGTGATTATTATAAAGATTACAAGCCCAAAACATATTTATTTGAAGGTCAAACAGAAGGCAAGCCCTATGATGCGCGCAGTTTGCAAGTTATTTTAAAACAAGCATTAACAAAAGCAAAGATAGATAAGCCGGTTACTTTGCATTGGCTGCGTCACAGTTATGCCACCCATTTATTGGAAAGCGGCACTGATATACGCTACATTCAAGAGTTATTAGGACACAGCGCCAGTAAAACAACAGAAATCTACACCCATGTAAGCACCAAAAAAATACAACAAATTAAAAGTCCGTTTGATGATTTGTAA
- a CDS encoding META domain-containing protein — MKNLVTFISIIYSMNCFSQTPNPDLFQTWYLYDYYSTDDNIHHPVSAITPTISPDITFTETLNFNGIGACNSFNGTFSSPFDDVLLFENFSGTLLICSPSEHMSLEGSFFSLLQSGGQYFISGEGNNMSLLISTPIFNNYVFGNSQLNSPNFDLKQTVIYPNPTDSKLFVNFQNNVINKIEILNSLGQNIKTINAGFDVINISDFASGFI; from the coding sequence ATGAAAAATTTAGTGACTTTTATCTCGATAATATACAGTATGAATTGTTTCTCCCAAACACCAAATCCAGATTTATTTCAGACTTGGTATTTATACGATTATTACTCTACTGATGATAATATACATCATCCTGTTTCCGCAATAACTCCTACTATATCTCCTGATATTACCTTCACAGAAACTTTAAATTTTAATGGTATAGGAGCATGTAATTCATTCAATGGAACTTTTAGTTCTCCATTTGATGATGTTTTATTATTCGAAAATTTTTCAGGAACCTTGTTGATTTGTAGTCCTTCTGAACATATGTCACTTGAAGGCTCATTTTTTTCTCTTTTACAATCTGGTGGACAATATTTCATTTCTGGAGAAGGTAATAATATGAGTTTGCTTATTTCTACACCAATTTTTAATAATTATGTATTTGGAAATTCTCAACTTAATTCTCCAAATTTTGATTTAAAGCAAACTGTAATATACCCAAATCCAACTGACTCCAAACTATTTGTCAATTTTCAGAATAATGTGATTAACAAAATCGAAATCTTAAATTCCCTCGGTCAAAATATCAAAACTATTAATGCTGGTTTCGACGTTATTAATATTTCTGATTTTGCTTCTGGATTTATTTGA
- a CDS encoding potassium channel family protein, translating into MSKTEDKSDKLSLLNLIVLILSIYVLGALIVDSVYVLPKETSLLLNYIDNGICAFFFIEFCIRFKQAKNKIKFMRWGWIDLVSCIPMIEYLRAGRILRLIRLLRIVRAFRTTKNVVDHIFANKAKGAFTSISIIAVLLVIFSAIAILQVENDPNSNIKTAEDAIWWAYVTITTVGYGDKFPVTTEGRVIAAILMTAGVGLFGTFTAYVASWFVTENKQNEEIKNN; encoded by the coding sequence ATGAGTAAAACCGAAGATAAATCAGATAAGCTTAGCCTATTAAATTTAATTGTTTTAATACTTTCAATATATGTTTTGGGAGCATTAATTGTAGATTCTGTTTATGTTCTTCCTAAAGAGACTTCTCTCCTACTGAATTATATCGATAATGGAATTTGCGCTTTTTTCTTCATTGAATTTTGTATCCGTTTTAAACAAGCTAAAAACAAGATTAAATTTATGCGTTGGGGTTGGATTGATTTAGTTTCCTGTATTCCAATGATTGAGTATTTACGTGCCGGAAGAATATTGAGACTTATTCGTTTACTGAGAATTGTTAGAGCATTTAGAACTACAAAAAATGTAGTAGATCATATTTTTGCAAACAAAGCAAAAGGTGCTTTTACTTCAATTTCTATTATAGCAGTACTATTGGTGATATTTTCTGCAATCGCTATTCTTCAAGTTGAAAACGACCCAAATAGCAATATTAAAACTGCAGAAGATGCTATTTGGTGGGCTTACGTGACGATTACAACTGTTGGCTATGGAGATAAATTTCCAGTCACAACAGAAGGCAGAGTAATTGCAGCCATTTTAATGACAGCTGGAGTTGGTTTATTCGGTACATTCACAGCATATGTTGCGTCATGGTTTGTTACAGAGAATAAACAAAACGAAGAAATTAAAAACAATTAA
- a CDS encoding TlpA family protein disulfide reductase produces the protein MKIIIKLTILLISLNLFSQENKPKIDYINQESIIKVRLNGRADLKITDWINNVPEDKKLDDKFIVVNFWKSGFNSGSFSIEHMNDLQAKFTNKNLYFITLTNEKPDLIKKALKNYHLKFNSMIASDQRKLNSFWTGGINTLSLPIAILIDNKGIVKWIGMPQNLDEKIINDFVNNRLEPYDVYSKIRK, from the coding sequence ATGAAAATAATAATCAAACTTACTATTCTACTCATTTCTCTTAATTTATTTTCACAGGAAAACAAACCGAAAATTGATTACATCAACCAAGAATCAATTATAAAGGTAAGACTTAACGGAAGAGCAGATTTAAAGATTACAGATTGGATTAACAATGTGCCCGAAGACAAAAAATTGGACGATAAATTTATAGTTGTCAATTTTTGGAAGTCAGGATTTAATTCTGGTTCTTTTAGTATTGAGCATATGAACGATTTACAAGCTAAATTCACTAACAAGAATTTATATTTTATTACATTAACAAATGAAAAGCCTGATTTGATAAAAAAAGCTCTAAAAAATTACCATTTAAAATTTAATTCAATGATAGCTTCAGACCAAAGAAAATTAAATTCATTCTGGACTGGTGGTATTAATACCTTATCATTACCAATAGCAATATTAATTGACAATAAAGGAATAGTGAAATGGATTGGAATGCCACAAAACTTGGATGAAAAAATTATAAATGATTTTGTAAATAACAGATTAGAGCCTTACGATGTTTACAGTAAAATAAGAAAATAA
- a CDS encoding DUF4256 domain-containing protein, with amino-acid sequence MELKKELSPEQRQTLLKTLKDRFEKNTSRHKGLEWSKVQAKLENTEKLWSLNAMESTGGEPDVIGYDKVTDEYLFCDCSAESPKGRRSFCYDRQALESRKEHKPQNSVMDSATAMGIDLLNEEQYRELQQLGTFDSKSSSWIKTPDEIRKLGGALFCDFRYNTVFVYHNGAESYYAIRGFRGLLKI; translated from the coding sequence ATGGAACTAAAAAAAGAGTTATCTCCCGAACAACGTCAAACACTGCTCAAAACACTGAAAGACCGATTTGAAAAAAACACTAGCCGTCACAAAGGATTGGAATGGTCTAAAGTGCAAGCAAAATTGGAGAACACTGAAAAACTATGGTCGCTTAATGCTATGGAAAGTACAGGAGGCGAACCGGATGTTATTGGTTATGATAAAGTAACTGATGAGTATCTCTTTTGCGATTGTTCGGCAGAAAGTCCTAAAGGACGCCGAAGTTTTTGTTATGATCGGCAGGCGCTGGAGTCAAGAAAAGAACACAAACCGCAAAACAGCGTTATGGATAGTGCCACCGCTATGGGAATTGATCTGTTGAACGAAGAACAGTATCGCGAATTGCAACAACTTGGAACCTTTGACAGTAAAAGCTCAAGCTGGATAAAAACCCCGGACGAAATCAGGAAATTGGGAGGGGCTTTGTTTTGTGATTTCCGGTATAATACTGTTTTTGTATATCACAACGGAGCCGAATCATACTATGCCATAAGAGGGTTTCGGGGATTGCTTAAAATTTAA
- a CDS encoding IS30 family transposase, which produces MKAKRNRLTLAERVVIQTLLQENKSISYIAKRLSRDRSSIHREIKKWVIKPTDKYNAELAQFCAKEDYLNKRNLDKINTHFKLKVFVYKGLLSDFSPEQIAGSIKDIYPNDPVMSISHEAIYQHIYRHRQSRLGRKLIALLPYNHSKRRKHRKYGTKRVRIHDAVSIEQRPLHVENRIEIGHWEGDTIVGLGQKSAIATVVERKTRYTLILYLKDRKSETVTQQMAVHLNSLNPEIRKSMTYDNGMEMANHKWLTSQTGMDIYFAHPYSPWERGTNENTNGLIRRYFPKKTDFNNITEQQLKNVQEKLNNRPRKVLNYKTPNYMMEIEISKIKYQNYKLN; this is translated from the coding sequence ATGAAAGCAAAACGTAATCGCTTAACCCTTGCTGAACGTGTCGTTATTCAGACATTACTACAGGAAAACAAATCAATATCATACATCGCTAAACGACTCTCAAGAGACAGATCTTCTATTCACAGAGAAATCAAAAAATGGGTAATCAAACCAACTGATAAATACAATGCAGAGCTAGCTCAGTTTTGCGCAAAAGAAGACTATCTCAACAAAAGAAATCTGGATAAAATAAACACGCATTTTAAACTAAAAGTATTTGTTTATAAAGGATTATTAAGTGACTTCTCGCCCGAACAGATTGCCGGAAGTATTAAAGATATTTATCCTAATGATCCTGTAATGTCAATATCACACGAAGCTATTTATCAACACATTTACAGACATCGTCAATCAAGGTTAGGAAGAAAATTAATAGCACTTCTACCCTACAATCATTCTAAAAGAAGAAAGCACAGAAAGTACGGAACTAAAAGAGTTCGAATTCATGATGCTGTTTCAATTGAACAAAGACCATTACACGTAGAAAATAGAATCGAGATTGGCCACTGGGAAGGTGATACAATTGTTGGACTTGGACAAAAAAGTGCCATTGCAACTGTTGTGGAAAGAAAAACCAGATATACACTTATTCTGTATCTAAAAGACAGAAAATCAGAAACTGTAACGCAACAAATGGCTGTACATTTAAACAGCTTAAACCCCGAGATTAGAAAATCAATGACCTATGACAACGGAATGGAAATGGCAAATCATAAATGGCTCACATCACAAACCGGAATGGATATCTATTTTGCACATCCTTACTCGCCCTGGGAAAGAGGAACCAACGAAAATACTAACGGGCTTATTAGACGCTATTTCCCAAAGAAAACAGACTTTAACAACATAACTGAACAACAACTCAAAAACGTGCAGGAAAAGCTTAATAACAGACCTAGAAAAGTGCTTAATTATAAAACTCCAAACTATATGATGGAAATTGAAATAAGCAAAATAAAATATCAGAATTATAAACTAAATTAA
- a CDS encoding DUF4386 domain-containing protein: MISDKNLARIAGLCYLIVIATGLFSEVFVRQELRVPNDALATAQNIQTHEMLYRWGFAADIINFVVGLPTILIIYYFFKRVNKLLVQMALAFVIIQTAIIAVNLLNQISPLLILSNETYLNTFQPNQLATLSLLSLNIQAQGYGIGLVFFGFYCLIIGFLIFKSNLLPKLLGILYAIAGLCYLINSFTMFLSKGFENPMFVYLAIPIFIGELSLCLWLLIKGIDTSKYKMLNEN; encoded by the coding sequence ATGATTTCAGATAAAAATTTAGCTCGTATAGCAGGCTTATGCTATTTAATTGTAATTGCAACCGGATTATTTTCCGAAGTGTTTGTAAGACAAGAATTAAGAGTACCGAATGATGCTTTGGCTACTGCTCAAAACATTCAGACACACGAAATGCTATACCGTTGGGGTTTCGCAGCAGACATTATCAACTTTGTAGTCGGTTTACCAACCATACTAATCATTTATTATTTTTTCAAACGGGTAAATAAATTATTGGTCCAAATGGCATTGGCTTTTGTAATTATCCAAACTGCAATCATTGCGGTTAATCTTCTAAATCAAATTTCTCCACTTTTAATTTTAAGCAACGAAACTTATCTTAACACATTCCAACCTAATCAACTGGCTACACTTTCTTTGTTATCTTTAAATATTCAAGCGCAAGGTTACGGAATTGGATTAGTCTTTTTTGGCTTTTACTGTTTGATAATCGGTTTTTTAATTTTCAAATCAAATTTGCTTCCCAAACTATTGGGAATACTTTATGCTATAGCTGGTTTGTGTTACTTAATTAATAGTTTCACCATGTTTCTTTCCAAAGGATTTGAAAATCCAATGTTTGTATACCTTGCCATCCCCATTTTTATTGGCGAATTGTCATTGTGTTTGTGGTTACTAATAAAAGGTATAGATACTTCAAAATATAAGATGTTGAATGAAAATTAA
- a CDS encoding TPR end-of-group domain-containing protein → MKQLTIYLVGFLLLMGSNSKAQSQRELYNNSIKAYEAKDYATYLKLTQKLDSLRPYHPTYTYNLASAYALNGNNDKWLAVLKQVLLMNSGTEFEQDSDFNGLKDSPGYDKLIQLKARQNATIATSQKVVSLTEKDLHPEGLTYLPKSKTWLVTSIRKRKIATFNLKTGQCSDWLTDAGMLAVFAAKADSKEQYLWVATTALPEMERYTKEQSGMAEILKVDIKTKQIVKRFPMQGNHVFGDLVVTQNNTVYVSDSGTAMIYKIENDMLSEWLSLENEGYNLQGITLNHDESKMFVADYLKGILMVSVSDKNKTWLGFPEDTSAKGIDGMVFYANSLVVIQNGVKPIRVVQFQLNKAQNAIESYKVVDNNRSEFNEPAQAILVGDSLYFFANSPWNAYDKNGNLELTKFENPKLFTCKLKG, encoded by the coding sequence ATGAAACAGTTGACAATCTATTTGGTCGGCTTTCTTTTGTTAATGGGAAGCAACAGCAAGGCTCAGTCACAAAGAGAGTTGTACAATAACAGTATCAAAGCTTACGAAGCTAAAGACTATGCCACCTACTTGAAACTGACTCAAAAATTAGACAGTCTGCGGCCTTATCATCCTACTTATACTTATAATTTGGCTTCGGCTTATGCCTTGAATGGCAACAATGATAAATGGTTGGCCGTTTTAAAACAAGTTCTTCTAATGAATAGCGGGACCGAATTTGAACAAGATTCCGATTTCAACGGACTGAAAGATTCCCCGGGCTATGATAAACTTATCCAATTAAAAGCCCGTCAAAACGCTACAATAGCAACATCACAAAAAGTAGTTTCCTTGACTGAAAAAGATCTGCATCCGGAAGGACTTACTTATTTGCCAAAATCAAAAACATGGTTGGTAACCAGTATTCGAAAAAGAAAAATTGCCACTTTCAATCTTAAAACCGGACAATGTTCAGATTGGTTGACTGATGCCGGAATGTTAGCGGTTTTTGCCGCCAAAGCCGATAGTAAAGAACAGTATTTGTGGGTAGCCACAACGGCTTTACCCGAAATGGAGCGATACACCAAAGAACAATCAGGCATGGCTGAAATCTTGAAAGTGGATATTAAAACCAAGCAAATTGTAAAACGATTTCCGATGCAAGGCAACCATGTGTTTGGCGATTTAGTCGTAACCCAAAACAATACGGTTTATGTATCTGATAGCGGTACTGCCATGATTTATAAAATTGAAAATGATATGCTTTCGGAATGGCTTTCCCTGGAAAATGAGGGCTATAATCTGCAGGGTATTACCTTAAACCATGATGAAAGTAAAATGTTTGTTGCCGATTATTTGAAAGGAATTTTGATGGTTTCAGTGTCAGACAAAAATAAAACATGGCTTGGCTTTCCTGAAGATACCAGTGCTAAAGGTATAGACGGGATGGTATTTTATGCCAATAGTTTAGTGGTTATTCAGAATGGAGTGAAACCCATACGAGTAGTGCAATTTCAACTCAACAAAGCACAAAACGCTATTGAAAGTTATAAAGTGGTAGACAACAATCGCTCCGAATTTAATGAACCGGCGCAAGCCATACTGGTAGGAGATAGCTTATACTTTTTTGCCAATTCGCCTTGGAATGCATATGATAAGAATGGCAATTTAGAATTGACCAAGTTTGAAAACCCAAAGTTGTTTACTTGTAAATTAAAAGGCTAG
- a CDS encoding carboxypeptidase-like regulatory domain-containing protein, with the protein MGKTIKIVMLVLCIHLTSCSKTDDTHICNGDCNQFKGRVYTEDNVGIPNVEITVSFSSSYNPWGTSYTRIIAKSTTDSEGNYVIEGYIKDKEFSSGHFFLTIDENKIENSISTNFLKPSDIYQGDYEDNNIHFIPYLTNRTQIITTDYKIPYKTNLTVNLNDFIPTTSNDLFGVGNAIRYGFENEYRFLTKQANNQGYGFSNGTNATFLVPAVYGENHLKVYKFKNGLQEYIDDIIMVTNPNTSPPLNYSF; encoded by the coding sequence ATGGGCAAAACGATTAAAATTGTAATGTTAGTATTGTGTATCCATTTAACCTCATGCAGCAAAACTGATGATACCCATATTTGCAATGGCGATTGCAACCAGTTCAAAGGACGGGTATATACTGAAGATAATGTCGGCATTCCCAATGTTGAAATAACAGTATCCTTCAGCTCCTCCTATAATCCGTGGGGAACAAGTTATACCAGAATTATAGCAAAATCAACAACCGACAGCGAGGGCAATTATGTGATTGAAGGATATATAAAAGATAAAGAGTTTAGTAGCGGTCATTTTTTCTTAACCATAGACGAAAACAAAATTGAAAACTCAATTTCAACTAACTTTCTAAAACCATCCGATATCTATCAAGGCGATTATGAAGATAATAACATTCATTTTATACCGTATTTAACGAACAGAACACAAATTATAACTACTGATTACAAAATCCCGTACAAAACTAATTTAACGGTAAACCTTAATGATTTTATTCCCACTACATCAAATGATTTGTTCGGTGTCGGAAATGCCATCCGATATGGTTTTGAAAACGAATACAGATTCTTGACTAAACAAGCTAACAATCAGGGCTATGGTTTTAGTAACGGTACTAATGCCACTTTCCTCGTTCCGGCTGTTTATGGTGAAAATCATTTAAAAGTTTATAAATTCAAAAATGGTTTACAAGAATATATTGACGACATCATAATGGTAACTAATCCTAATACCTCTCCGCCCTTAAATTATTCCTTTTAA